From Ornithorhynchus anatinus isolate Pmale09 chromosome X3, mOrnAna1.pri.v4, whole genome shotgun sequence, the proteins below share one genomic window:
- the TMEM271 gene encoding transmembrane protein 271, giving the protein MKWSVRGACAALSSCLLLACALSAAAVGLKCFSLGSELRGEPFRLGTAAGAFYSGLLLAAGLSLLGSALLCCRPGDEAGGAAGGAAGGPAGTPAAGAAGAAGPAGGAEAREGGGPAPASQNFLLLGVLVFMLGVLSAFAGAVIDGDTVSLVERKYSHYCLQQQQRGPAAGGQEGQLGPAQVPAPARPRGSSLDSSTSAKCQKLKDYQRGLVISTVFNSLECLLGLVNLLLVKNYKSSQARRGRRGRRRGGRAGRAGGCGGGGRTGGGGAGGGGRGPPHAHPYPPRQRRLQRARRAGRRLQPRRSDGSIFSPDEADFSPPGGGDFPARHSVSYINVGVFHVLDEAGVEVQCGGHPSVELPGYSPSDPELDASYPYCSPPPGERPPPYEEIYPREPGGAVL; this is encoded by the exons ATGAAGTGGAGCGTCCGGGGAGCCTGCGccgccctctcctcctgcctgctgCTCGCCTGCGCGCTCAGCGCCGCCGCCGTGGGGCTGAAGTGCTTCTCGCTGGGCTCCGAGCTCCGGGGGGAGCCGTTCCGCCTGGGCACGGCGGCCGGAGCCTTCTACTCCGGGCTGCTCCTGGCCGCCGGCCTCTCGCTCCTCGGCTCCGCCCTCCTGTGCTGCCGCCCCGGGGACGAGGCGGGCGGCGCGGCGGGCGGCGCGGCGGGCGGCCCCGCGGGGactccggcggcgggggcggcgggggccgcggggccggcggggggggcggaggcgcgggaggggggcggccccgcTCCGGCCAGCCAGAACTTCCTGCTGCTGGGGGTGCTGGTGTTCATGCTGGGCGTTCTCAGCGCCTTCGCCGGGGCCGTCATCGACGGTGACACCGTGtcgttggtggagaggaagtacTCGCACTACTGCCTGCAGCAG cagcagcggggcccggcggcgggcggCCAGGAGGGCCAGCTCGGGCCGGCGCAGGTCCCGGCCCCGGCGCGGCCCCGCGGCTCGTCTCTGGACAGCTCCACGTCGGCCAAGTGCCAGAAGCTGAAGGACTACCAGCGGGGCCTGGTCATCTCCACCGTGTTCAACTCGCTCGAGTGCCTCCTGGGCTTGGTCAACCTGCTCCTGGTGAAGAACTACAAGTCCTCCCaggcgcggcggggccggcggggccggcggcggggcggccgggcgggccgggccgggggctgcggcgggggcgggcggaccggcgggggcggcgcgggcggcggcgggcgcggaCCCCCGCACGCCCACCCCTACCCGCCCCGCCAGCGGCGGCTGCAGAGggcgcggcgggccgggcggcggctgcAGCCGCGGCGGAGCGACGGCTCCATCTTCTCCCCGGACGAGGCCGACTTCTCGCCCCCCGGCGGCGGGGACTTCCCCGCCCGCCACTCGGTGTCCTACATCAACGTGGGCGTCTTCCACGTGCTGGACGAGGCCGGCGTGGAGGTGCAGTGCGGGGGGCACCCGTCGGTGGAGCTCCCCGGCTACTCCCCGTCCGATCCCGAGCTGGACGCCTCCTACCCCTACTGCTCCCCGCCGCCCGGCGAGCGGCCCCCGCCCTACGAGGAGATCTACCCCCGGGAGCCCGGCGGAGCGGTCCTCTGA